One Lampris incognitus isolate fLamInc1 chromosome 14, fLamInc1.hap2, whole genome shotgun sequence DNA window includes the following coding sequences:
- the LOC130123800 gene encoding myeloid-associated differentiation marker homolog, which translates to MPVVVHSNSLLWIRLAALIFSCVAFSVAVHGARLMHGTGDWCLFCWTFSFAGTLLVFLVELFGLQARAPVSWKNFPITFACYAALLCLSASIIFPLYFLKGATGASRIRDFRIVTTVFSCLATIAYMAEVSISRARPGEVSGYMATAPGLLKVCETFVACVIFVFISDPVLYDRHEALKYCLAAYCICFILSAAIILLCIGEWTGCLPFPFARFLSAYGLLAVVLYLSVTIIWPIYNFDPKHGGTKTRPYACSSSHGLCTWDKMMAVAVLTAVNFILYLADMLYSARLVFVSA; encoded by the coding sequence ATGCCTGTTGTGGTCCACTCCAACTCTCTTCTATGGATTCGGTTGGCAGCCCTGATCTTCTCCTGCGTGGCCTTCTCTGTGGCCGTGCATGGTGCCAGACTCATGCATGGCACAGGAGACTGGTGCCTCTTCTGCTGGACCTTCAGCTTTGCCGGGACTCTGTTGGTTTTCCTGGTGGAGCTGTTTGGCCTCCAGGCTCGAGCCCCAGTTTCCTGGAAGAACTTCCCCATCACCTTTGCCTGCTACGCAGCCCtcctctgcctgtctgcctccaTTATCTTTCCCCTCTACTTCCTGAAGGGCGCAACGGGCGCCAGTCGGATACGTGACTTTCGCATTGTGACTACTGTGTTCTCCTGCTTGGCCACCATCGCCTACATGGCTGAGGTGAGCATCAGCAGGGCCCGTCCCGGCGAGGTGTCCGGCTACATGGCCACGGCCCCCGGCCTGCTTAAGGTGTGCGAGACCTTCGTGGCCTGCGTCATTTTCGTCTTCATCAGTGACCCCGTACTCTACGACCGCCATGAAGCTCTCAAATACTGCCTGGCCGCCTACTGCATCTGCTTCATCCTGTCTGCGGCCATCATCTTGCTTTGCATCGGCGAGTGGACTGGCTGCCTCCCCTTCCCCTTTGCCCGCTTCCTCTCTGCTTACGGCCTATTGGCTGTGGTGCTGTACCTGTCGGTGACCATCATCTGGCCCATCTACAACTTTGACCCCAAGCACGGAGGAACGAAAACCAGGCCCTATGCATGCAGCAGCTCGCATGGGCTGTGTACCTGGGATAAGATGATGGCTGTGGCTGTGCTCACCGCCGTCAACTTCATCTTGTACTTGGCTGACATGCTCTACTCTGCCCGTCTAGTGTTTGTCAGTGCTTGA